Proteins encoded within one genomic window of Candidatus Brevundimonas colombiensis:
- a CDS encoding cation:proton antiporter, producing the protein MQHADSLILTLVGGFVLAFAFGMLAHRLRLSPLVGYLVAGVIVGPFTGGFVADTTLAPQLAEIGVILLMFGVGLHFSPKDLMQVRKIAIPGALVQIAAATGLGWGLGRFVLGLGDVEAVLMGFALSVASTVVLLRALEERKQVKGEIGRIAVGWLIVEDLVIVIALVMLPMMLAPAGDQADLTALATNVGLTLLKVALFVVGMLVVGGKVIPWLLIRIAHTKSRELFTLGVLAIALGIAWLAYFLFHSFALGAFLAGLVMNASPLGHNAAERSLPLRDAFAVLFFVSVGMLFDPMILVRQPWAVLGVLGIVIVGKSVAALVITKAFKLDRPTGLTVAASLAQIGEFSFILAALGVSLGAMSRETHDLILAAALLSISLNPFVFLFTDRMGGRPKPPPAGATRPAAADGPITDAAASA; encoded by the coding sequence ATGCAGCATGCCGACAGCCTGATCCTCACATTGGTCGGCGGCTTCGTCCTGGCCTTTGCATTCGGCATGTTGGCTCATCGGCTGCGGTTGTCGCCCCTCGTCGGCTATCTGGTTGCGGGGGTCATCGTCGGCCCCTTCACCGGGGGGTTCGTCGCCGACACCACGCTTGCGCCGCAACTGGCCGAAATCGGCGTCATCCTGCTGATGTTCGGGGTCGGGCTGCATTTCTCGCCCAAAGACCTGATGCAGGTGCGCAAGATCGCCATTCCCGGCGCCCTGGTTCAGATCGCGGCGGCCACCGGCCTGGGCTGGGGGTTGGGGCGGTTCGTGCTGGGACTGGGCGATGTCGAGGCCGTGTTGATGGGCTTTGCTCTGTCGGTCGCCTCCACCGTCGTCCTGCTGCGCGCGCTGGAGGAGCGTAAACAGGTCAAGGGCGAGATCGGCCGCATCGCTGTCGGCTGGCTGATCGTGGAGGATCTGGTCATCGTCATCGCCCTGGTGATGCTGCCGATGATGCTGGCCCCGGCGGGCGATCAGGCCGATCTGACGGCGCTGGCGACCAATGTCGGTCTGACCCTGTTGAAGGTCGCGCTGTTCGTGGTCGGCATGCTTGTGGTGGGGGGCAAGGTCATACCGTGGCTGCTGATCCGCATCGCCCATACCAAGTCGCGCGAGTTGTTCACCCTGGGGGTGCTGGCCATCGCGCTCGGCATCGCCTGGCTGGCCTATTTCCTGTTCCACTCTTTCGCGCTCGGCGCCTTCCTGGCCGGGTTGGTGATGAACGCCTCGCCCCTGGGGCACAATGCGGCCGAGCGGTCGCTGCCGTTGCGCGACGCCTTCGCCGTGCTGTTCTTCGTCTCGGTGGGGATGCTGTTCGACCCGATGATCCTGGTGCGCCAGCCCTGGGCCGTGCTGGGGGTGCTGGGCATCGTCATCGTGGGCAAGTCGGTCGCCGCCCTGGTCATCACCAAGGCGTTCAAGCTGGATCGCCCGACCGGCCTGACCGTGGCGGCCTCCCTGGCCCAGATCGGCGAATTCTCGTTCATCCTGGCGGCGCTGGGCGTATCGCTGGGCGCCATGAGCCGCGAGACCCACGACCTGATCCTGGCCGCCGCCCTGCTGTCGATCTCGCTCAATCCGTTCGTCTTCCTGTTCACCGACCGGATGGGCGGGCGGCCCAAGCCGCCGCCGGCCGGCGCGACGCGGCCCGCCGCTGCGGACGGGCCGATCACGGATGCGGCGGCTTCGGCCTGA
- a CDS encoding DUF2093 domain-containing protein has protein sequence MDMTAADQAVLHYGDGEFAVLKPGRFVRCAVTDRPIPLEILRYWSPSRQQPYYGPAEFITAQIAVQSAAK, from the coding sequence ATGGACATGACCGCAGCAGATCAGGCCGTTCTTCATTATGGCGACGGCGAATTCGCCGTGTTGAAGCCGGGCCGTTTCGTGCGCTGCGCGGTGACGGACCGGCCGATCCCGCTGGAGATCCTGCGCTACTGGAGCCCCTCGCGCCAGCAGCCCTATTACGGTCCCGCAGAGTTCATCACCGCCCAGATCGCCGTTCAGTCGGCGGCGAAATGA
- a CDS encoding M23 family metallopeptidase — translation MIATRRALLAGAGAGLIAGPLMAQDRNALPLALNGAWRQGGYAFGRTAPGALVFVDGEALTTASAAGLFVIGFDRDAGPGARIEVRSVDGARSARRALDIAPYAFPSTRVNGLPPSTVEPSDPALLARIQREIALKTEGFASRIDADDFRDGFVWPLDSYRISSAWGAQRILNGTPARPHYGIDLAAPQGTVIRAPADGRIAFVRPDMHFEGGLTLIDHGQGLITCYLHQSRLDVQQGQRVRRGDPLGRVGMTGRATGPHLCWRMKWRDRNLDPSLMVGAQTPKTLS, via the coding sequence ATGATCGCCACGCGCCGGGCGCTGCTGGCCGGCGCGGGCGCCGGGCTGATCGCCGGGCCGCTGATGGCGCAGGATCGCAACGCCCTGCCGCTGGCCCTGAACGGAGCATGGCGTCAGGGCGGCTACGCCTTTGGGCGCACCGCCCCAGGCGCCCTGGTCTTCGTGGACGGCGAGGCCCTGACCACCGCCTCGGCCGCCGGCCTGTTCGTGATCGGTTTCGACCGGGATGCCGGCCCAGGCGCGCGGATCGAGGTCCGGTCGGTCGACGGCGCCCGCTCGGCCCGACGCGCGCTGGACATCGCGCCCTACGCCTTTCCGTCGACCCGCGTGAACGGCCTGCCGCCCTCGACCGTGGAACCCAGCGATCCCGCCCTTCTGGCCCGAATCCAACGCGAGATCGCCCTGAAGACCGAGGGTTTCGCCAGCCGGATCGACGCCGACGACTTCCGCGACGGCTTCGTCTGGCCGCTGGACAGCTATCGCATCTCCAGCGCCTGGGGCGCCCAGCGCATCCTGAACGGCACGCCCGCCCGGCCGCACTACGGCATCGACCTGGCGGCGCCGCAAGGGACCGTGATCCGCGCGCCCGCCGACGGCCGCATCGCCTTCGTCCGCCCCGACATGCATTTCGAGGGCGGCCTGACCCTGATCGACCACGGCCAGGGGCTGATCACCTGCTATCTGCATCAGTCGCGGCTGGACGTGCAGCAGGGCCAGCGCGTGCGGCGCGGCGATCCGCTGGGCCGCGTCGGCATGACCGGCCGCGCGACGGGGCCGCACCTGTGCTGGCGCATGAAATGGCGCGACCGCAACCTGGACCCGTCGCTCATGGTCGGCGCCCAGACGCCGAAAACGCTCAGCTGA
- a CDS encoding response regulator, producing the protein MSSLKSLNVLLVDDNQNMRAITSAVLHSADIRNVHEADEGASAFDVLRRHAVDLAIVDFNMFPLDGVEFTRLVRTSADSPNPYLPIIMMTGHSERARVYEARDAGVNEFIVKPITAKAVLDRINAVILRPRAFIKSEGYIGPCRRRRDAPDYAGPFRRSSEAGRSSAA; encoded by the coding sequence ATGTCTTCTCTGAAATCGCTGAACGTCCTGCTGGTGGACGACAATCAGAACATGCGGGCGATCACGTCCGCGGTCCTGCATTCCGCCGATATCCGCAACGTCCATGAGGCGGACGAAGGAGCCAGCGCCTTCGACGTTCTGCGTCGCCACGCCGTCGACCTGGCCATCGTCGATTTCAACATGTTCCCGCTGGACGGGGTGGAGTTCACGCGCCTGGTCCGCACCAGCGCAGACAGTCCCAATCCCTATCTGCCGATCATCATGATGACCGGTCATTCCGAGCGGGCCCGCGTCTATGAGGCGCGCGACGCCGGGGTCAACGAATTCATCGTCAAGCCGATCACCGCCAAGGCCGTGCTGGACCGGATCAACGCCGTCATCCTGCGGCCTCGCGCCTTCATCAAGAGCGAAGGCTACATCGGCCCCTGCCGGCGGCGTCGCGACGCGCCGGACTATGCCGGACCTTTTCGCCGCAGCTCGGAAGCCGGGCGATCCAGCGCCGCATAG
- a CDS encoding lipid A biosynthesis acyltransferase, giving the protein MRQDLIWRLEAAAYRSLVGFLRLLGVERASALGGGLLRLLGPLTSTHKTVMRNLRIAFPDMPAAEREKLAIEQWDGTGRTFAEVAVMDQLTPEGGRVEVVGMERLHALRDSARPAVLISGHLANFEVMAAVIMASGLPCQVTYRAANNPYVDALIRQNRERYGVRLFAPKGDGTRDLMAGMKRGDSIALLVDQKYNQGPEVQFFGQPVNASPGAARLAARFDTVMQPLSVVRLPGVRFRVTAHEPISIGHGEDKAADILAGIQAANRFVEDRVREHPVDWFWVHKRWPDKVYAALDRPASELRRKGPA; this is encoded by the coding sequence TTGCGGCAGGACCTGATCTGGCGTCTGGAGGCTGCGGCCTATCGGTCGCTGGTCGGGTTTTTGCGCCTGCTGGGCGTCGAGCGCGCCTCGGCCCTGGGCGGCGGCTTGCTGCGCCTGCTGGGGCCGTTGACGAGCACCCATAAGACGGTGATGCGCAATCTACGCATCGCCTTTCCCGACATGCCCGCGGCGGAACGCGAAAAGCTGGCCATCGAGCAGTGGGACGGGACGGGTCGCACCTTCGCCGAGGTGGCGGTGATGGACCAGTTGACCCCCGAAGGCGGGCGGGTCGAGGTGGTCGGCATGGAACGGCTGCATGCCCTGCGCGACAGCGCCAGGCCGGCGGTGCTGATCTCGGGCCATCTGGCGAATTTCGAAGTGATGGCGGCGGTCATCATGGCGTCCGGCCTGCCGTGTCAGGTGACCTATCGCGCGGCGAACAATCCCTATGTCGACGCCCTGATCCGCCAGAACCGAGAGCGGTACGGCGTGCGCCTGTTCGCGCCCAAGGGCGACGGGACGCGCGATCTGATGGCGGGGATGAAGCGCGGCGATTCCATCGCCCTGCTGGTCGACCAGAAATACAATCAGGGGCCGGAAGTGCAGTTCTTCGGTCAGCCGGTCAACGCTTCACCCGGCGCGGCGCGGCTGGCGGCGCGGTTCGACACGGTCATGCAGCCGCTGTCGGTGGTGCGGCTGCCGGGCGTGCGTTTCCGCGTCACGGCGCATGAACCGATCAGCATCGGCCACGGCGAAGACAAGGCCGCCGATATCCTGGCTGGCATCCAGGCCGCCAACCGATTCGTCGAGGATCGGGTGCGCGAGCATCCGGTGGACTGGTTCTGGGTCCACAAGCGCTGGCCGGACAAGGTCTATGCGGCGCTGGATCGCCCGGCTTCCGAGCTGCGGCGAAAAGGTCCGGCATAG
- a CDS encoding SDR family oxidoreductase, whose translation MELFDLTGKVAIITGSSRGIGKAIAERLAEHGAKVVISSRKAGPCEEVAGEINGRYGQGRAIAVPANIASKEELQRLVDETNSAFGRIDILVCNAATNPYAGPMAGIADDQFEKILQNNVISNHWLIQMVAPQMVERKDGSILVISSIGGLRGNALIGAYNISKAADMQLVRNLAVEWGPSNVRVNCIAPGLVQTDFAKYLWENPELLKTVTEPAPLKRIGQPDEIAGTAVYLCSPASAYVTGQTLVVDGGLTIAW comes from the coding sequence ATGGAACTGTTCGATCTGACCGGCAAGGTCGCCATCATCACCGGCTCGTCGCGCGGAATCGGCAAGGCCATCGCCGAACGTTTGGCCGAACACGGCGCCAAGGTCGTCATTTCCTCGCGCAAGGCCGGGCCGTGCGAAGAGGTCGCCGGCGAGATCAACGGCCGATACGGCCAGGGCCGCGCCATCGCGGTTCCCGCCAACATCGCCTCGAAAGAAGAGTTGCAGCGGCTGGTGGACGAGACGAACAGCGCCTTCGGCCGGATCGACATCCTGGTCTGCAACGCCGCGACCAACCCCTACGCCGGGCCGATGGCGGGCATCGCGGACGATCAGTTCGAGAAAATCCTGCAGAATAACGTCATCTCGAACCATTGGCTGATCCAGATGGTCGCGCCGCAGATGGTCGAGCGTAAAGACGGCTCGATCCTGGTGATCTCGTCCATCGGCGGCCTGCGCGGAAATGCGCTGATCGGCGCCTATAATATCTCCAAGGCGGCGGACATGCAGCTGGTGCGCAATCTGGCCGTGGAGTGGGGACCGTCGAACGTGCGGGTCAACTGCATCGCGCCGGGCCTGGTGCAGACCGACTTCGCCAAATACCTGTGGGAGAACCCCGAGTTGCTGAAGACGGTGACGGAGCCGGCGCCGCTGAAAAGGATCGGCCAACCGGATGAAATCGCGGGCACGGCGGTCTATCTGTGCAGCCCTGCGTCGGCCTATGTGACCGGACAGACCCTTGTGGTGGACGGTGGATTGACGATTGCCTGGTGA
- a CDS encoding EAL domain-containing protein: MRNLTTGFLYFAYLFLGMTVGAFLWRAGLGIGAGVAGTLGALGLLGAFHGIVTGIADRRALKKEIAQVREAHRLLADAMESTQGALTELAHAIESGVLSDTDALTGEVRMLESLVQQMSESIDERLSAAPHIGVETFEGRRQAQSSVLLRTIHEALSEGRVDLYLQPVVSLPQRRTIFYESFTRLRDSTDRVMMPAEYLSMAEGEGLVPAIDNLLLFRCAQIVRRLARQDRKVGVFCNVALTSLGDETFFPQFLDFLSENRDLNQSLIFELGQATFDARGAVEARNMAKLADLGFRFSLDKVQTLDLDFADLQRSDVKFIKVAADLMIEQLLDLDGGAPLRSMPDIQAADFAALTRRYGVEVIAEKVENERQVVDILELDVAMGQGHLFGEPRAIKEQVLAETDPPAEFLRSTLRSAEQRRRFS; this comes from the coding sequence ATGCGCAACCTAACCACGGGCTTTCTGTATTTCGCCTATCTGTTCCTCGGCATGACCGTGGGTGCCTTCCTGTGGCGCGCCGGACTGGGGATCGGCGCGGGCGTGGCCGGAACCCTGGGCGCGCTCGGCCTGCTGGGCGCCTTCCATGGCATCGTCACCGGCATCGCCGACCGCCGCGCCCTGAAGAAGGAGATCGCCCAGGTTCGCGAGGCGCACCGCCTGCTGGCCGATGCGATGGAATCGACCCAGGGCGCCCTGACCGAGCTGGCCCACGCTATCGAGAGCGGCGTCCTGTCCGACACCGACGCCCTGACCGGCGAGGTTCGAATGCTGGAATCCCTTGTCCAGCAGATGAGCGAGAGCATCGACGAGCGGCTGTCAGCCGCACCCCATATCGGCGTCGAGACCTTCGAGGGTCGCCGGCAGGCCCAGTCCAGCGTTCTGCTGCGCACCATCCACGAGGCGCTCAGCGAGGGGCGCGTCGACCTGTATCTTCAGCCTGTCGTTTCCCTGCCCCAGCGCCGGACCATCTTCTACGAAAGCTTCACCCGCCTGCGCGACTCGACAGACCGCGTCATGATGCCGGCTGAATATCTGTCCATGGCCGAGGGCGAGGGCCTGGTGCCCGCCATCGACAACCTGCTGCTGTTCCGCTGCGCCCAGATCGTGCGCCGTCTGGCGCGCCAGGATCGCAAGGTCGGCGTCTTCTGCAACGTCGCCCTGACCTCTTTGGGAGACGAGACCTTCTTCCCGCAGTTCCTGGACTTCCTTAGCGAGAACCGGGACCTGAACCAGTCCCTGATCTTCGAACTGGGCCAGGCGACCTTCGATGCGCGCGGCGCGGTCGAGGCGCGCAACATGGCCAAGCTGGCCGACCTGGGCTTCCGCTTCTCCCTGGACAAGGTGCAGACGCTGGACCTCGACTTCGCCGACCTGCAACGCTCGGACGTGAAATTCATCAAGGTCGCCGCCGACCTGATGATCGAACAACTGCTGGACCTGGACGGCGGCGCCCCCCTGCGCTCCATGCCCGACATCCAGGCCGCCGACTTCGCCGCCTTGACCCGCCGATACGGCGTCGAGGTCATCGCCGAAAAGGTCGAGAACGAGCGTCAGGTCGTCGATATTCTCGAACTGGACGTCGCCATGGGCCAGGGGCACCTGTTCGGCGAACCCCGCGCCATCAAGGAGCAGGTTCTGGCCGAAACCGACCCGCCCGCCGAGTTCCTGCGCTCCACCCTGCGCAGCGCCGAGCAAAGACGCCGGTTCAGCTAA
- a CDS encoding TIGR01459 family HAD-type hydrolase, which produces MTLPHALPHLGDVAADYDILLCDVWGVIHNGRESWTAPCEALTRFNRAGGHVVLISNSPRPASDVIAQLDSLGVPREAWKAFVTSGDATRAELAKRAPGPAWIVGPERDAPLYAGLGLERAVSAEDAAFISVTGPVDDTVETPEDYRARFAVGAARDIELICANPDRVVQRGDQLIYCGGALADLYASQGGRVVMAGKPFAPIYDLAIREAEGLLGRPVDRSRVLCIGDGVVTDVMGANAQALDCLFIAQGIHGDQAKGEDGTLDPARAGALLKAETTYARYAALELAW; this is translated from the coding sequence ATGACCCTCCCCCACGCCCTGCCCCACCTCGGCGACGTCGCCGCCGACTACGACATCCTGCTCTGCGACGTGTGGGGGGTGATCCATAACGGTCGCGAGAGCTGGACCGCGCCGTGCGAGGCGTTGACGCGATTCAATCGCGCGGGCGGGCACGTCGTGCTGATTTCGAACTCGCCGCGCCCGGCCTCGGACGTGATCGCACAGTTGGACAGTCTGGGCGTGCCGCGCGAGGCGTGGAAGGCCTTCGTCACCTCAGGCGACGCCACGCGGGCGGAACTGGCCAAGCGCGCGCCCGGCCCGGCGTGGATCGTCGGCCCCGAACGCGACGCGCCCCTTTACGCCGGCCTGGGGCTGGAACGCGCCGTAAGCGCCGAGGACGCCGCCTTCATCTCCGTCACCGGCCCGGTGGACGACACGGTCGAGACGCCCGAAGACTATCGCGCGCGGTTCGCTGTCGGGGCCGCGCGCGACATCGAACTGATCTGCGCCAACCCGGACAGGGTGGTGCAACGCGGCGACCAGCTGATCTATTGCGGCGGGGCGCTGGCCGATCTGTATGCCTCCCAGGGCGGCCGCGTGGTCATGGCCGGAAAGCCCTTCGCGCCCATCTACGACCTGGCGATCCGGGAGGCCGAGGGCCTGCTGGGGCGGCCCGTCGACCGCTCACGGGTGCTGTGCATCGGCGACGGGGTGGTGACCGACGTCATGGGCGCGAACGCACAGGCCCTGGACTGCCTGTTCATCGCCCAGGGCATCCACGGCGATCAGGCCAAGGGCGAGGACGGAACGCTGGATCCCGCCCGCGCGGGCGCCCTGTTGAAGGCCGAAACCACCTATGCCCGCTACGCGGCGCTGGAACTGGCCTGGTAA